From a region of the Streptacidiphilus albus JL83 genome:
- a CDS encoding cupin domain-containing protein — protein MSMVYLAQPEQQQQLEWLDGGTLAMLLDGRATDGQLMIGRFDVSEGEAPPYHTHTREDEVFLLLKGTALVWCDDQEYELAEGGIVYLPKQVPHGYRITSKKADLLMINTPAGIEGMFRETGRDKSTPRPPGFQVTPDPGIADKYGNIILGPPR, from the coding sequence ATGAGCATGGTCTACCTCGCGCAACCCGAACAGCAGCAGCAACTGGAATGGCTCGACGGCGGCACCCTGGCGATGCTGCTCGACGGCAGGGCCACCGACGGTCAACTCATGATCGGGCGCTTCGACGTCTCCGAGGGCGAGGCGCCGCCGTACCACACGCACACCCGCGAGGACGAGGTCTTCCTCCTCCTCAAGGGCACCGCCCTGGTGTGGTGCGACGACCAGGAGTACGAACTCGCCGAGGGCGGCATCGTGTACCTGCCCAAGCAGGTCCCGCACGGCTACCGCATCACCTCCAAGAAGGCCGACCTGCTGATGATCAACACGCCGGCCGGCATCGAGGGGATGTTCCGCGAGACCGGCCGCGACAAGTCCACCCCGCGCCCGCCCGGCTTCCAGGTGACACCCGATCCCGGCATCGCCGACAAGTACGGCAACATCATCCTCGGCCCGCCGCGCTGA
- a CDS encoding MFS transporter has protein sequence MRTYTPPTGGGRRRGGLVLAVCCLSLLITALDTTAVNVALPAVGRDLHAPVSGLQWTVDGYTLAVAAFMLLAGSTADRIGRRRVFQAGLSLFTVGSLACSLAPTLGWLIAFRVVQGLGASMLNPVALSIITHAFPEPRERARAIGLWGTTVGLSLAAGPVVGGLLVGSAGWRSIFWINIPIGVTALVLAAVFIPESRAATVRRPDPVGQLLVVTLLTSLIFAIIEGSRRGYGSLPILGLFLLAAVAAVALPGYERRREQPLVDPVFFRSVPFTGAFVVAVTAFVVLSGFLFLNTLYLQEVRGCSALDAGLLTVPMAAGIALASPLSGHLTATRGPRLPLVAAGLLIAASALMLTTLTATTPWAVLLTAYVLLGIGFGLVNTPITSSAVAGMPRAQAGVSAAITTTGRQVGNNLGVAVLGSIVAAHAGGAGRAGLAAAGHPGWWILAASGLLIVVTGLAITTRRATATATRVAARFPSDPVPPGAGEDTGSVHRPSHGIRHTDRTSPPGLAPNSAL, from the coding sequence ATGAGGACGTACACGCCCCCGACCGGCGGTGGTCGCCGGCGGGGAGGGCTGGTGCTGGCGGTGTGCTGCCTGAGCCTGCTGATCACCGCTCTGGACACCACCGCCGTGAACGTGGCCCTGCCTGCGGTCGGCCGCGATCTGCACGCCCCGGTCAGCGGTCTGCAGTGGACCGTCGACGGCTACACCCTGGCGGTGGCCGCCTTCATGCTGCTGGCCGGGTCCACCGCCGATCGGATCGGACGGCGCCGGGTGTTCCAGGCCGGACTGTCCCTGTTCACCGTCGGCTCGCTGGCCTGCTCGCTGGCCCCGACTCTGGGCTGGCTGATCGCCTTCCGGGTCGTCCAGGGCCTGGGCGCCAGCATGCTCAACCCGGTCGCCCTGTCGATCATCACCCACGCCTTCCCCGAGCCGCGCGAGCGCGCCCGTGCGATCGGGCTCTGGGGCACCACCGTCGGCCTGTCCCTGGCCGCCGGACCCGTCGTGGGCGGCCTGCTGGTCGGTTCGGCCGGCTGGCGCTCCATCTTCTGGATCAACATCCCGATCGGCGTGACCGCCCTGGTGCTGGCCGCGGTGTTCATCCCCGAGTCCAGGGCCGCGACGGTGCGGCGCCCCGACCCGGTCGGTCAGCTGCTCGTGGTCACGCTCCTGACCTCGTTGATCTTCGCGATCATCGAGGGCTCCCGGCGGGGCTACGGCAGCCTGCCGATCCTCGGCCTGTTCCTCCTGGCGGCGGTCGCCGCCGTGGCACTGCCCGGCTACGAACGCCGGCGCGAGCAGCCGCTGGTGGACCCGGTGTTCTTCCGCTCGGTCCCGTTCACCGGTGCGTTCGTCGTGGCCGTCACCGCCTTCGTCGTCCTGTCCGGGTTCCTGTTCCTCAACACCCTGTACCTGCAGGAGGTGCGCGGGTGCAGCGCGCTGGACGCCGGGCTGCTGACCGTACCGATGGCGGCCGGCATCGCGCTCGCCTCACCGCTGTCCGGGCACCTGACCGCCACCCGTGGCCCGAGGCTGCCACTGGTCGCCGCGGGGCTGCTCATCGCGGCCTCCGCGCTGATGCTGACCACGCTCACCGCGACGACGCCATGGGCGGTCCTGCTCACCGCCTATGTGCTGCTGGGCATCGGCTTCGGCCTGGTCAACACCCCGATCACCAGCTCGGCGGTGGCCGGCATGCCGCGCGCCCAGGCCGGGGTGTCCGCCGCGATCACCACCACCGGCCGCCAGGTCGGCAACAACCTCGGCGTGGCGGTTCTGGGCTCGATCGTCGCCGCGCACGCCGGGGGAGCAGGTCGCGCGGGCCTCGCCGCCGCCGGCCACCCGGGCTGGTGGATCCTGGCCGCGAGCGGACTGCTGATCGTGGTGACCGGCCTGGCGATCACCACGCGCCGCGCCACCGCCACCGCCACCCGGGTCGCCGCCCGCTTCCCGTCCGATCCCGTGCCTCCCGGGGCGGGTGAGGACACGGGGTCGGTTCACCGGCCGAGCCATGGGATCCGGCACACCGACCGTACGTCGCCGCCCGGTCTTGCGCCGAACTCGGCCCTGTGA
- a CDS encoding MBL fold metallo-hydrolase, protein MPRTAVTRITHSCHLIEIGGRTFLTDPWFSTRPGYYQGEPIAIGIADLPRLDGVLISHEHYDHCDLEAFAAYRDRSVPLFVAETVVEAARRHGFTDVTALKPWQDVEAGGVTITATPAKHGVYEVTFVLRAGADAVYFAGDTMLIPELAEIPDRLGHISLALLPTNGLHVRPADNLQVVMNAREAAELTAILRPELAVPHHYAFTKGFLGDRLITRSDKNPLHYQEASRDLAPGTSVHIVEPGIRIEL, encoded by the coding sequence ATGCCCAGGACCGCAGTCACCCGTATCACCCACAGCTGCCACCTGATCGAGATCGGCGGCCGCACCTTCCTGACCGACCCCTGGTTCAGCACCAGGCCCGGCTACTACCAGGGCGAGCCGATCGCCATCGGCATCGCCGACCTGCCCCGGCTCGACGGCGTGCTGATCAGCCACGAGCACTACGACCACTGCGACCTGGAGGCCTTCGCCGCCTACCGCGACCGCTCGGTGCCGCTGTTCGTCGCCGAAACCGTCGTCGAGGCGGCGCGACGACACGGCTTCACCGACGTCACCGCCCTCAAGCCCTGGCAGGACGTGGAGGCCGGCGGTGTCACCATCACCGCGACCCCGGCCAAGCACGGCGTCTACGAGGTCACCTTCGTCCTGCGCGCCGGCGCCGACGCGGTGTACTTCGCCGGGGACACCATGCTCATCCCCGAACTCGCCGAGATCCCCGACCGGTTGGGGCACATATCGCTCGCGCTGCTGCCCACCAACGGCCTGCACGTCCGGCCCGCCGACAACCTGCAGGTCGTCATGAACGCCCGGGAGGCGGCCGAACTGACCGCGATCCTCAGGCCCGAGCTGGCCGTCCCGCACCACTACGCGTTCACCAAGGGCTTCCTGGGCGACCGGCTGATCACCCGCAGCGACAAGAACCCGCTGCACTACCAGGAGGCCTCCCGCGACCTCGCCCCCGGGACCAGCGTCCACATCGTCGAACCCGGCATCAGAATCGAGCTCTGA
- a CDS encoding alpha/beta fold hydrolase gives MGTTTQYTVSLAGIGPIEVSVAEYGSGQPFLLLHGGAGPQSVSGFAEKFAAAHEVRVLVPTHPGFGGTLRPEALDSVARLAALYQALLDQLELADVTVIGNSIGGWVTAEIALLKSPRVSGIVLIDAVGIEVPGHPVADFFSLTMDQVFELSFHNPDPFRFNAATLPPAAQAVAAGNRAAIAVYAGAAMTDPTLAARLGTLEVPTLVLWGESDGIVDSDYGRAYAAAIPLARFQLLPATGHNAQMETPDQVVDAIWGSGDTDFSAFAR, from the coding sequence ATGGGCACCACCACGCAGTACACCGTCAGCCTTGCCGGCATCGGCCCGATCGAGGTGTCCGTCGCCGAGTACGGGTCCGGGCAGCCGTTCCTGCTGCTGCACGGCGGGGCCGGCCCGCAGTCGGTGAGCGGCTTCGCCGAGAAGTTCGCCGCCGCCCACGAGGTGCGCGTGCTCGTCCCGACCCACCCGGGCTTCGGCGGCACCCTCCGGCCCGAGGCCCTGGATTCCGTCGCCCGCCTGGCCGCGCTCTACCAGGCGCTGCTCGACCAGCTGGAGCTGGCCGACGTCACCGTCATCGGCAACTCCATCGGCGGTTGGGTCACCGCCGAGATCGCGCTGCTGAAGTCGCCGCGGGTCAGCGGCATCGTCCTGATCGACGCGGTCGGGATCGAGGTCCCCGGCCACCCCGTCGCCGACTTCTTCTCGCTGACCATGGATCAGGTCTTCGAGCTCAGCTTCCACAACCCCGACCCGTTCCGCTTCAACGCCGCCACCCTGCCCCCGGCGGCGCAGGCCGTCGCGGCCGGCAACCGGGCCGCGATCGCCGTCTACGCGGGCGCTGCGATGACCGACCCGACCCTGGCCGCGCGGCTGGGGACGCTGGAGGTCCCGACCCTGGTGCTGTGGGGGGAGAGCGACGGGATCGTGGACAGCGACTACGGCCGCGCCTACGCCGCCGCGATCCCGCTGGCCCGATTCCAGCTGCTGCCCGCCACCGGCCACAACGCGCAGATGGAGACGCCCGACCAGGTCGTGGACGCGATCTGGGGCAGCGGGGACACCGACTTCTCCGCCTTCGCCCGCTGA
- a CDS encoding cupin domain-containing protein — MADVSVVGPGDGESIQLGPTRMRILEDGSTTGHRLGVGEITLAPHTDGPPQHRHARHDEGFYVVSGAARFTVGETEYDAPAGTLVMIPPGAPHTFANPTDGTTVLLNTFTPDLYVNYFRDLRDMIADGRPLTPEATIEAMSHYATEPATDFA; from the coding sequence ATGGCAGATGTCTCAGTGGTCGGTCCTGGCGACGGTGAGTCGATCCAGCTCGGTCCGACCCGGATGCGGATCCTGGAGGACGGCAGCACCACCGGGCACCGGCTGGGCGTCGGGGAGATCACCTTGGCCCCGCACACCGACGGGCCGCCGCAGCACCGGCACGCCCGGCACGACGAGGGCTTCTACGTGGTGTCGGGCGCGGCGCGGTTCACCGTGGGCGAGACCGAGTACGACGCTCCCGCCGGGACGCTGGTGATGATCCCGCCCGGCGCCCCGCACACCTTCGCCAACCCGACCGACGGCACCACCGTCCTGCTCAACACCTTCACCCCGGACCTGTACGTCAACTACTTCCGGGACCTGCGCGACATGATCGCCGACGGCCGGCCGCTGACCCCCGAGGCGACGATCGAGGCGATGAGCCACTACGCCACCGAACCGGCCACCGACTTCGCCTGA
- a CDS encoding SDR family NAD(P)-dependent oxidoreductase, with the protein MAGDRFQGKVVIVTGGGSGIGAATARLFAAEGATVVIIGRTQAKLDQVVSGAPAGRTLIARVGDVSDEEGITGLVDAVAREHGRLDTLVNNAATCEPLGSVSDIDTAGWRRVMSTTLDGVFFTSRAALPHLRAVGGSIVNVGSASGLGGDWCLAAYDAAKGAVTNLTNAMALDHGAEGVRVNAVHPSMISTDMTAGFLQSDAIVAAALNRVPLRRFGDPAEAASVITFLASAAASYVNGAHIRVDGGLGASNGNPHIA; encoded by the coding sequence ATGGCTGGAGACAGGTTCCAGGGCAAGGTCGTCATCGTCACCGGCGGTGGATCGGGCATCGGCGCGGCAACCGCTCGCCTCTTCGCTGCCGAGGGCGCCACGGTGGTGATCATCGGTCGGACGCAGGCGAAGCTGGACCAGGTGGTGTCCGGCGCGCCGGCGGGCCGGACGCTGATCGCCCGGGTCGGGGACGTCTCGGACGAGGAGGGGATCACCGGGCTGGTGGACGCCGTGGCCCGCGAGCACGGCCGGTTGGACACCCTGGTGAACAATGCCGCGACGTGCGAGCCGCTGGGCTCCGTGTCCGACATCGACACGGCGGGCTGGCGACGCGTCATGTCCACCACTCTGGACGGGGTCTTCTTCACCTCCAGGGCCGCGCTTCCGCATCTGCGTGCCGTGGGCGGCAGCATCGTCAATGTCGGTTCGGCCTCCGGGCTCGGCGGCGACTGGTGCCTGGCCGCCTACGACGCCGCCAAGGGCGCGGTGACCAACCTGACCAACGCGATGGCGCTCGACCACGGCGCCGAAGGCGTGCGGGTCAACGCAGTCCATCCCAGCATGATCTCCACCGACATGACCGCAGGATTCCTGCAGAGCGACGCAATCGTCGCGGCCGCGCTCAACCGGGTACCGCTGCGACGCTTCGGCGACCCGGCCGAGGCGGCTTCGGTGATCACGTTCCTGGCCAGTGCGGCGGCGAGCTATGTGAACGGGGCGCACATCCGCGTCGACGGCGGGCTCGGCGCCTCGAACGGCAATCCGCACATCGCGTAG
- a CDS encoding ester cyclase, producing the protein MRGQDSFPDRMRYFVEQVQEKGNLDLIDALVHPDFRNHTVEPGQRDDRQGVRETMAALHEAFSDLQVEVLHCIGDGELVATHKLFRGRHTGDWFGIPPSGNRVEFRVMDLVRYRDGQLFEHWAVADAVTLLRQTGAGAPGLGG; encoded by the coding sequence GTGAGGGGACAGGATTCCTTCCCGGACCGCATGCGGTACTTCGTCGAGCAGGTGCAGGAGAAGGGAAACCTCGACCTGATCGACGCGCTCGTGCATCCCGACTTCCGGAACCACACCGTCGAGCCCGGACAGCGCGATGACCGCCAGGGAGTGCGCGAGACCATGGCGGCCCTGCACGAGGCGTTCTCCGACCTGCAGGTCGAAGTCCTGCACTGCATCGGGGACGGAGAGCTCGTGGCCACCCACAAGCTGTTCCGCGGCCGGCACACCGGCGACTGGTTCGGCATCCCGCCGTCGGGCAACCGGGTCGAGTTCAGGGTGATGGACCTGGTCCGTTACCGGGACGGGCAGCTCTTCGAGCACTGGGCGGTCGCCGACGCGGTGACCCTGCTGCGCCAGACCGGGGCAGGAGCACCGGGGCTCGGGGGGTGA
- a CDS encoding helix-turn-helix domain-containing protein: MATVPVIPQRQQIAQLLPEIGSRLRVLRQAAGLTLDQVAALTGIGASTLSRLEAGRRQPSLDLLVPLAAVYRTPVEELVAVVDHAGEPPVVHSPQRRRGIAAQRLSHHTGGVQVYRLVLPPHETPDQRRHEGYAWMCVLTGQVQLVLAETGLTLGPGDAAELDTRTPHWFGAAGDASAEVLYLAGADGLRVRLRARAAGHPAGGPFPPTNTTPPEPT, translated from the coding sequence ATGGCAACCGTCCCGGTGATCCCCCAGCGCCAGCAGATAGCCCAGCTGCTCCCGGAGATCGGCTCCCGGCTGCGCGTGCTGCGTCAGGCAGCCGGATTGACGCTGGATCAGGTGGCTGCGCTGACCGGCATCGGCGCCTCCACGCTCTCGCGCCTGGAAGCCGGGCGTCGCCAGCCCTCGCTCGACCTGCTCGTCCCACTGGCCGCCGTCTACCGGACGCCGGTGGAGGAGTTGGTCGCGGTCGTCGACCACGCGGGAGAGCCTCCGGTCGTCCACTCGCCGCAACGGCGCCGCGGCATCGCCGCGCAGCGGCTGTCCCACCACACCGGCGGGGTCCAGGTCTACCGGCTGGTCCTGCCCCCGCACGAGACACCGGACCAGCGGCGCCACGAGGGCTACGCCTGGATGTGCGTCCTGACCGGCCAGGTCCAACTGGTCCTGGCCGAAACCGGGCTCACCCTCGGCCCCGGCGACGCGGCCGAACTGGACACCCGGACCCCCCACTGGTTCGGCGCAGCCGGCGACGCGTCGGCTGAAGTCCTCTACCTGGCAGGCGCGGACGGACTCCGGGTCCGCCTGCGGGCCCGTGCGGCCGGCCACCCCGCCGGTGGTCCGTTCCCGCCCACGAACACCACGCCCCCGGAGCCCACCTGA
- a CDS encoding helix-turn-helix domain-containing protein: MNSAGVKAGESRGAAGGESAPAGTAPGPFDAFRNGWETEIGDGFPLPTFSAETTRDFRVSSRATTVGDVAITDLHGASAIRTEGPLSGVEDQVRMYVVQRGSWTLGAPLARDEQTVTAGQFLIRHIGRPLHFETVPGTTAKVLVLPAAMLKPLLGARQAVTGPADSAEVRLLTAHSNMIYETVADLGPAGVQAAHSTLIELAKAVARRRFDDTEPQLAPALAQAAKELADSHLADPELSGTMLARELNVSVRNLQRAFAAAGGSVTSYIRERRLEEARLALTAPSGRPSISELAAHWQFADSSHFIRAFKQHYGRTPTEYARSTTASGRSGRG, from the coding sequence ATGAACAGCGCTGGAGTGAAGGCCGGCGAGTCACGCGGAGCGGCCGGCGGCGAATCCGCACCCGCCGGCACCGCACCGGGACCGTTCGACGCCTTCCGCAACGGCTGGGAGACGGAGATCGGCGACGGCTTCCCGCTGCCGACCTTCAGCGCGGAGACGACCCGCGACTTCCGGGTCAGCAGCCGCGCCACCACAGTGGGCGACGTGGCCATCACCGACCTCCACGGCGCCTCGGCCATTCGGACCGAGGGTCCGCTGAGCGGCGTCGAGGACCAGGTGCGGATGTACGTCGTCCAGCGCGGCTCCTGGACCTTGGGCGCGCCGCTGGCCCGCGACGAACAGACCGTGACGGCCGGACAGTTCCTCATCCGCCACATCGGACGGCCGCTGCACTTCGAGACGGTTCCGGGCACGACGGCGAAAGTCCTCGTCCTGCCCGCCGCCATGCTCAAACCACTGCTCGGGGCACGGCAGGCTGTCACCGGGCCGGCCGACTCCGCCGAGGTGCGCCTGCTGACGGCCCACTCGAACATGATCTACGAAACCGTCGCCGACCTCGGACCGGCCGGAGTCCAGGCCGCCCACAGCACACTCATCGAACTGGCCAAGGCGGTCGCCAGGCGCCGGTTCGACGACACCGAGCCGCAGTTGGCGCCCGCACTCGCACAGGCCGCGAAGGAGCTCGCCGACAGCCACCTGGCCGACCCGGAGCTGTCCGGGACGATGCTGGCCCGCGAACTCAATGTCTCGGTCCGCAACCTGCAGCGCGCATTCGCCGCAGCAGGCGGGTCAGTCACCTCCTACATCCGCGAACGGCGGCTGGAGGAGGCCCGACTCGCCCTCACCGCGCCCTCCGGTCGGCCGAGCATCTCCGAACTCGCCGCCCACTGGCAGTTCGCCGACAGCAGCCACTTCATCCGCGCCTTCAAGCAGCACTACGGCCGGACGCCCACCGAGTACGCCCGCTCGACCACGGCGAGCGGGCGATCGGGGCGGGGGTGA
- a CDS encoding zinc-dependent alcohol dehydrogenase family protein, with amino-acid sequence MKAAIITSPGRIEITTVDDPAPGARQVVVEVAACGLCGTDLHILDGEFAPTLPIIPGHEFSGTVVALGDDVTDLAVGDRVAVDPSLYCFECYQCRRGRNNLCERWGAIGVTKPGGAAEYAVAPAANCWKLPDGLDLGDASLVEPLSCALRGFDVLQPSLGDTYLIYGCGTMGLMMMELAKRAGAASVSMVDINPERLKTALQLGCTDAVGSADVLDRPHLWDTVIDCTGVEAAITDGLGRVGKAGTFLQFGVASYASRVQIEPYKVYNQEIRIIGSMAVLRSFERAGDLLSGGVLQPDVMISHRFGLDRYAAAIDQFKAGVGRKIQIAPGA; translated from the coding sequence ATGAAGGCCGCCATCATCACCAGCCCCGGTCGGATCGAGATCACCACGGTCGACGACCCCGCCCCCGGCGCGCGCCAGGTCGTGGTGGAGGTCGCCGCGTGCGGGCTGTGCGGGACCGACCTCCACATCCTCGACGGCGAGTTCGCACCGACCCTGCCGATCATCCCCGGCCACGAGTTCTCCGGCACCGTCGTCGCCCTCGGCGACGACGTCACGGACCTGGCGGTCGGCGACCGGGTCGCGGTCGATCCGTCCCTGTACTGCTTCGAGTGCTACCAGTGCCGACGCGGACGCAACAACCTCTGCGAGCGATGGGGCGCGATCGGTGTCACCAAGCCCGGCGGAGCCGCCGAGTACGCGGTGGCACCCGCCGCCAACTGCTGGAAGCTCCCCGACGGGCTCGACCTGGGCGACGCCTCGCTGGTCGAACCGCTCTCCTGCGCCTTGCGCGGATTCGACGTGCTGCAGCCCAGCTTGGGCGACACCTACCTGATCTACGGCTGCGGCACGATGGGCCTGATGATGATGGAGCTCGCCAAGCGGGCGGGCGCAGCCAGCGTGTCCATGGTCGACATCAACCCGGAGCGGCTCAAGACCGCGCTCCAGCTGGGCTGCACCGATGCGGTGGGCAGTGCCGACGTCCTGGACCGTCCGCACCTCTGGGACACCGTCATCGACTGCACCGGCGTCGAGGCGGCCATCACCGACGGACTGGGCCGGGTCGGCAAGGCCGGGACCTTCCTGCAGTTCGGCGTCGCCTCCTATGCCTCCCGCGTGCAGATCGAGCCCTACAAGGTCTACAACCAGGAGATCCGGATCATCGGATCGATGGCGGTCCTGCGCAGCTTCGAACGGGCCGGCGACCTCCTCAGCGGCGGGGTGCTGCAACCCGACGTCATGATCAGTCACCGCTTCGGGCTCGACCGCTACGCCGCGGCGATCGACCAGTTCAAGGCCGGGGTGGGGCGGAAGATCCAGATCGCCCCGGGCGCATGA
- a CDS encoding carbohydrate ABC transporter permease translates to MTASAVAAPVAADRHRRPRRRRPNLWLGLLAWVVGLLFFVPVAWMVLTSFHSEPDAATNPPSIIAPLTLAGYREFFSNASGSGPWPALINSVSASVISTLLVLALSIPAAYALAIKPVRKWTDALFFFMSTKMLPPVAGLLPIYLFAQHTHLLDNIWLMIVLYTSMNLPIAVWMMRSFLAEVPHEILEAAALDGAGLVTILRRVIVPIASPGIAACALICFIFSWNELLFASVLTDVAAQTAPVFLTGFVTSEGLFLAKVCAAATVISVPVLAAGFAAQDKLVQGLSLGAVK, encoded by the coding sequence ATGACCGCATCAGCCGTGGCGGCCCCGGTGGCCGCCGACCGCCACCGCCGCCCCCGGCGCAGGCGCCCGAATCTGTGGCTCGGCCTGCTCGCCTGGGTCGTGGGCCTGCTGTTCTTCGTGCCGGTGGCCTGGATGGTGCTGACCTCCTTCCACAGCGAGCCCGACGCGGCGACCAACCCGCCGAGCATCATCGCGCCGCTGACCCTGGCCGGATACCGCGAGTTCTTCAGCAACGCCTCCGGTTCGGGACCCTGGCCCGCTCTCATCAACTCCGTCAGCGCGAGCGTCATCTCCACGCTGCTGGTCCTCGCCCTGTCGATCCCCGCGGCCTACGCGCTCGCCATCAAGCCGGTCCGCAAATGGACCGATGCGCTGTTCTTCTTCATGTCCACCAAGATGCTGCCGCCGGTCGCCGGGCTGCTGCCGATCTACCTGTTCGCGCAGCACACCCACCTGCTGGACAACATCTGGCTGATGATCGTGCTCTACACCTCGATGAACCTGCCGATCGCGGTGTGGATGATGCGCTCGTTCCTGGCCGAGGTCCCGCACGAGATCCTGGAGGCCGCTGCCCTGGACGGTGCCGGGCTGGTCACCATCCTGCGCCGGGTCATCGTCCCGATCGCCTCTCCCGGCATCGCCGCGTGCGCGCTCATCTGCTTCATCTTCAGCTGGAACGAACTGCTGTTCGCCAGTGTGCTCACCGACGTTGCCGCCCAGACCGCTCCGGTCTTCCTCACCGGCTTCGTCACCAGCGAAGGACTCTTCCTGGCCAAGGTGTGCGCCGCGGCCACGGTCATCTCCGTGCCGGTGCTCGCCGCCGGTTTCGCCGCCCAGGACAAACTGGTCCAGGGCCTGTCCCTGGGAGCCGTCAAATGA
- a CDS encoding carbohydrate ABC transporter permease encodes MQSTVPAAAAAEATSGRFTRSAAGAFARRARWARRAPLLPALIFLITVTQLPFVATLVISFMRWNAMEPNDRGFAGLANYREVFTDAQLRDSVLTTVVLTASVVIASLLIGLGVALLLDRAFHGRAIVRTMMIAPFLVVPVAAALLFKHGVYNPSYGLLNGAVTGVWHLFGAHNPPQPAWIDLHPKIMVEAELVWQWTPFMMLILLAGLQSRDGEVQQAARVDGAGPWQMFRHITLPHLRPYLELSALLCSIFILQNFDAVFTITSGGLGTANLPYTIYETFFSAHDYGLASAEGVVVVAGTIAVATFALRVVSSLLREETGR; translated from the coding sequence ATGCAGAGCACGGTCCCAGCGGCGGCTGCCGCGGAAGCGACGTCAGGGCGCTTCACGAGGTCAGCTGCGGGGGCGTTCGCAAGACGGGCGCGCTGGGCGCGCCGGGCACCGCTCCTGCCCGCCCTGATCTTCCTGATCACGGTGACCCAGTTGCCCTTCGTGGCCACCCTGGTCATCTCCTTCATGCGCTGGAACGCGATGGAGCCGAACGACCGGGGCTTCGCCGGGCTGGCCAACTACCGGGAGGTGTTCACCGATGCGCAGCTGCGTGACTCGGTGCTCACCACCGTCGTGCTCACCGCGTCCGTGGTCATCGCCAGCCTGCTGATCGGTCTCGGCGTCGCGCTCCTGCTCGATCGCGCCTTCCACGGGCGCGCGATCGTGCGCACCATGATGATCGCACCCTTCCTGGTGGTCCCCGTCGCCGCCGCCCTGCTCTTCAAACACGGTGTCTACAACCCCAGTTACGGCCTGCTCAACGGAGCGGTCACCGGGGTCTGGCACCTGTTCGGCGCACACAACCCCCCGCAGCCCGCCTGGATAGACCTCCACCCGAAGATCATGGTCGAGGCCGAACTGGTCTGGCAGTGGACGCCGTTCATGATGCTGATCCTGCTGGCCGGCCTCCAGTCCCGTGACGGGGAGGTCCAGCAGGCGGCCAGGGTCGACGGGGCCGGGCCCTGGCAGATGTTCCGCCACATCACGCTCCCGCACCTGCGCCCCTACCTGGAGCTGAGCGCGCTGCTCTGCAGCATCTTCATCCTGCAGAACTTCGACGCCGTGTTCACCATCACCTCCGGAGGGCTGGGCACCGCGAACCTCCCCTACACCATCTACGAGACCTTCTTCAGCGCGCACGACTACGGCCTGGCCTCGGCCGAGGGCGTGGTCGTGGTGGCCGGCACCATCGCCGTCGCCACCTTCGCGCTGCGAGTGGTCTCCTCCCTGCTGCGCGAGGAGACAGGACGATGA